The genomic stretch AATGCCGTCCTTGTTCATTCTCAGTTTAAGTGAATACGTCATATGACTATGCAGCAATCCTACGCAAACATTCTTACTGCCGTTGGCGAAGATCTAAATCGCCCTGGTCTCAAAGATACGCCTGTGCGCGCTGCGAAAGCATTTTCATATTTAACCTCGGGTTATAGCCAGACACTTGAAGAAGTGACCAACAAGGCGGTCTTCCCTTCCGATAACCGTGAAATGGTACTGGTCAAAAACATCGAATTTTATTCGCTATGTGAGCATCACTTATTGCCATTTTATGGCCGCGTACATATCGCCTATTTGCCAGAAGGTCATGTTTTAGGCCTGTCTAAATTTGCCCGTATTACTGAAATGTTTGCACGCCGTTTGCAGATTCAGGAAAATCTGACTCAGCAAATTGCAGAAGCA from Acinetobacter lwoffii encodes the following:
- the folE gene encoding GTP cyclohydrolase I FolE, producing the protein MQQSYANILTAVGEDLNRPGLKDTPVRAAKAFSYLTSGYSQTLEEVTNKAVFPSDNREMVLVKNIEFYSLCEHHLLPFYGRVHIAYLPEGHVLGLSKFARITEMFARRLQIQENLTQQIAEAVAEVTKARGVAVMIDSAHMCMMMRGVGKQESTTRTVSFIGDFKTDKETRREFLSAVPESY